One window from the genome of Alnus glutinosa chromosome 13, dhAlnGlut1.1, whole genome shotgun sequence encodes:
- the LOC133854452 gene encoding BOI-related E3 ubiquitin-protein ligase 1 has protein sequence MAVQAQYPSNVLLLNRNAQEGLDYSLQPQPGGFLDQSHMLLINNGGGSTNNPRKRGREVATATGVSSSAPINPIYSLQSQASQLIDLSQLHNHHHHPPNVVSTGLRLSFGDQQQRQQLQQQQHQQHQQQQQQQQQQQHVCQSSSAFLSLIAEDFASQIKHQRDEIEQFLQAQGDQLQRTLAEKRQRHYRALLGAAEGAVARRLREKEAEVEKVARRNAELEARATQLSVEAQVWQAKARAQEAQAATLQAHLQKAMMSGVSPAQDSRRAEDPLGGVEGQAEDAGSAYIDPDRVVSGPRCKACRKRVASVVLIPCRHLCLCTECDQVAQACPLCLALRSSSVEVYLS, from the exons ATGGCCGTCCAGGCTCAATACCCTTCAAATGTTCTCCTCCTAAACAG AAACGCACAAGAAGGCCTTGATTATTCATTACAACCACAACCAGGAGGATTTCTTGATCAATCCCATATGTTATTGATCAACAATGGAG GGGGGAGTACTAATAATCCGcggaagagaggaagagaagtTGCAACAGCTACTGGGGTGTCATCATCTGCTCCAATCAATCCAATTTACTCTTTGCAATCCCAAGCTTCTCAGCTTATAGACCTCTCTCAGCTccacaaccaccaccaccacccgcCCAATGTGGTCTCCACAGGCCTCCGCTTGTCCTTCGGAGACCAACAACAACGACAACaattacaacaacaacaacatcaacaacatcaacaacagcaacagcaacagcaacagcaacaaCATGTTTGTCAATCATCGTCTGCTTTCCTATCTCTAATAGCAGAAGACTTTGCAAGCCAAATCAAACATCAGCGTGACGAAATCGAGCAATTCCTTCAAGCCCAG GGAGACCAACTGCAGCGCACATTAGCAGAGAAAAGGCAGAGGCACTATCGTGCGCTGCTGGGCGCAGCGGAGGGGGCGGTGGCCCGGAGATTGCGAGAGAAGGAGGCCGAGGTGGAGAAGGTCGCGCGCAGGAACGCCGAGCTGGAGGCACGCGCGACGCAACTTAGCGTGGAGGCGCAGGTATGGCAGGCGAAGGCCCGGGCCCAGGAGGCCCAGGCAGCGACCCTGCAGGCCCACCTCCAGAAGGCCATGATGAGCGGAGTTTCCCCCGCGCAGGATAGCAGGAGAGCGGAGGATCCGCTAGGTGGCGTAGAGGGCCAGGCGGAGGACGCCGGGTCAGCGTATATTGACCCGGACCGAGTCGTATCGGGGCCGAGATGTAAAGCATGTCGGAAACGTGTGGCGTCGGTGGTTCTGATACCTTGTCGGCATCTGTGCCTCTGTACAGAGTGTGACCAAGTGGCTCAGGCATGCCCACTTTGcctcgcattgagaagctctAGCGTTGAAGTTTACCTTTCTTAG
- the LOC133854939 gene encoding FCS-Like Zinc finger 2 codes for MESMSTTRRPCFIEEDDGLASLADMEAGISGSNHNHNHPVLSRTLCYSASYNTRKGSFRNVSVSSPRSARFYDARFEEPQPHFLEACFLCKKPLGDNRDIFMYRGDTPFCSEECRQMQIETDEANEKNWNLSSSVKALRKKQQRESSSPTKTQDCRFDTSTMVAAQIYV; via the exons ATGGAGTCTATGAGTACTACAAGAAGGCCGTGTTTCATTGAGGAAGATGATGGGTTGGCCTCTCTGGCAGACATGGAAGCTGGGATCTCTGGAAGCAACCACAACCACAACCACCCTGTCTTGTCCAGAACGCTCTGTTACAGCGCTTCATACAATACCAGGAAGGGGAGTTTCAGGAACGTTTCGGTTTCGTCTCCGAGATCTGCGAGGTTCTATGATGCTAGATTCGAAGAGCCCCAACCCCATTTCTTGGAAGCCTGTTTTCTTTGCAAGAAACCCCTTGGAGATAATAGAGACATCTTCATGTACAG AGGGGACACTCCGTTCTGTAGTGAGGAGTGCAGGCAAATGCAAATAGAAACAGATGAAGCCAATGAGAAGAACTGGAATCTCTCTTCTTCTGTGAAGGCCTTGAGAAAAAAGCAGCAGAGGGAGTCTTCTTCCCCCACCAAAACCCAGGACTGTCGTTTTGATACAAGCACCATGGTAGCCGCtcaaatatatgtataa